Proteins found in one Vagococcus carniphilus genomic segment:
- the hpf gene encoding ribosome hibernation-promoting factor, HPF/YfiA family codes for MFRYNVRGENIEVTQAIREYVEKKIGKLERYFTNVPESTAHVNLKVYSDKTAKVEVTIPLPYLVLRAEETSPDLYASIDLVVDKLERQIRKYKTKINRKSRETALDTAAATAIIETEAADVHEEPDLEIVRTKRLSLKPMDSEEAVLQMNMLGHNFFIFEDAETNGTSIVYRRKDGKYGLIETN; via the coding sequence ATGTTTAGATATAATGTCCGCGGAGAGAACATTGAGGTTACTCAAGCAATCAGAGAGTATGTTGAGAAAAAAATTGGAAAATTAGAAAGATACTTTACTAATGTTCCAGAATCAACAGCACATGTTAATCTAAAAGTTTATTCAGATAAAACTGCAAAAGTTGAGGTTACTATACCATTACCATACTTAGTTTTAAGAGCTGAAGAAACATCACCAGATCTATACGCAAGTATCGACTTAGTCGTTGATAAATTAGAACGCCAAATTAGAAAATACAAAACTAAAATTAACCGTAAATCAAGAGAAACAGCTTTGGATACAGCTGCAGCAACAGCTATTATTGAAACAGAAGCTGCTGATGTACATGAAGAACCTGATTTAGAAATTGTTAGAACTAAACGTCTATCATTGAAACCAATGGATAGTGAAGAAGCTGTATTACAAATGAACATGTTAGGTCATAATTTCTTCATCTTCGAAGATGCAGAAACTAACGGAACTAGTATTGTTTACCGTCGTAAAGATGGCAAATACGGTTTAATTGAAACTAACTAA